In Dolichospermum flos-aquae CCAP 1403/13F, the following proteins share a genomic window:
- the lepB gene encoding signal peptidase I gives MTPHESDIKDASSQTKIWSGWQENLVLITIALCLALLIRTFIAEPRLIPSESMYPTLHTGDRLVIEKVSYRIHPPKIGDIVVFNSPPELQRRGYSQNQAFIKRVIGEPGAVISIAQSKVYLNGTALTEDYIAEPPNSPFPEIKVPEGAFFVMGDNRNDSNDSRYWGFVPRQNVIGRATFRFWPLDRIGLI, from the coding sequence ATGACTCCTCACGAAAGTGATATAAAAGATGCTTCTTCACAAACAAAAATCTGGAGTGGTTGGCAGGAGAATTTAGTTTTAATAACTATTGCCCTGTGTTTAGCTCTGCTAATTCGGACATTTATCGCTGAACCACGCCTGATTCCATCAGAATCAATGTACCCTACTTTACACACAGGCGATCGCTTGGTCATAGAAAAAGTATCATACCGGATTCATCCCCCTAAAATCGGCGATATCGTCGTTTTTAACTCACCACCAGAATTACAAAGACGCGGATATTCTCAAAACCAAGCCTTTATTAAACGGGTAATTGGTGAACCAGGAGCAGTAATTAGCATCGCTCAAAGCAAAGTTTACCTCAACGGTACAGCCTTAACAGAAGACTACATTGCCGAACCACCAAATAGCCCATTTCCAGAAATCAAAGTCCCGGAAGGCGCATTTTTCGTCATGGGAGACAACCGCAATGATAGTAATGACTCTCGCTATTGGGGTTTTGTCCCCCGTCAAAACGTCATCGGTCGTGCTACATTTCGCTTCTGGCCTCTTGACCGTATCGGCTTAATCTAG
- a CDS encoding nucleotide exchange factor GrpE: MPDLSPNYLISLELRELLVQKLGILQKDNVVLQQSLREQQTQTTAQTEDLFWELLEVADALEALLDYLENNPNPSPEFIERLPRSIGAVNRKFLGVLGKRQLLPIELQEGTEPDFNLCRVIDREERTDIPDQTITKIVRRGFHLGEKVLRPTEVITAKSDNGH, from the coding sequence GTGCCTGACTTATCCCCAAACTATCTAATTAGTTTAGAATTACGAGAATTACTCGTCCAAAAACTCGGCATTCTGCAAAAAGATAATGTAGTATTACAGCAGTCTTTGAGAGAACAGCAAACCCAAACTACAGCCCAAACAGAAGATTTATTCTGGGAACTTTTAGAAGTTGCTGATGCCTTAGAAGCTTTATTAGACTATCTAGAAAACAATCCCAATCCTAGTCCAGAATTTATCGAACGCTTACCCAGATCCATAGGTGCAGTTAATCGCAAGTTTCTCGGTGTTTTAGGAAAGCGCCAACTTTTACCTATAGAATTACAAGAAGGCACAGAACCAGATTTTAACTTATGTCGCGTCATTGATCGGGAAGAAAGAACAGATATCCCAGACCAAACAATCACTAAAATTGTCCGTCGCGGATTTCATTTAGGTGAAAAAGTCCTCCGTCCCACAGAAGTCATTACCGCTAAATCAGATAATGGTCATTAG
- a CDS encoding LysM peptidoglycan-binding domain-containing protein: MNTKTKVDCPVCGYQGIEGNICPNCDTDVSLIRSLAELPQQPKSWTTGIAILMLMIGITIGVGGSFFALQTAIYTATVPKPTVTTTPNLSPQVITPVIPKPASPLATYTVKSGDTLSSIAGKFCSKPTDWQLIVAANAELQKRENKLDIDQELKIPSSCKKKTP; the protein is encoded by the coding sequence ATGAACACCAAAACTAAAGTTGATTGTCCTGTTTGCGGGTATCAAGGAATTGAGGGCAACATTTGTCCTAATTGTGATACTGATGTTTCTCTAATTCGCTCATTGGCAGAATTACCCCAGCAGCCAAAATCCTGGACAACAGGCATCGCTATCTTAATGCTGATGATTGGTATTACTATCGGTGTAGGAGGTAGTTTTTTTGCCCTGCAAACAGCTATATATACCGCAACAGTTCCTAAACCTACAGTTACTACTACTCCTAATCTCAGTCCCCAGGTAATTACCCCTGTCATTCCTAAACCAGCGTCACCACTAGCCACTTATACCGTAAAATCAGGAGATACTCTTAGTAGTATTGCTGGCAAGTTTTGTAGTAAACCTACTGATTGGCAATTAATCGTTGCCGCTAACGCCGAATTACAAAAACGGGAAAATAAATTAGATATAGATCAGGAGTTGAAAATTCCTAGTAGCTGTAAAAAGAAAACCCCATGA
- the thrC gene encoding threonine synthase, protein MTQAITNLNQANTSILKALKCKECGAEYELKATHVCELCFGPLEVKYDYNVLRSLVSRETIEAGPNSIWRYRHFLPVATDDYIDVGTGMTPLVRSHRLARRLGLNKLYIKNDAVNMPTLSFKDRVVSVALSRARELGFTTVSCASTGNLANSTAAIAAYAGLDCCVFIPSDLEAGKVIGSLIYSPTLMSVKGNYDQVNRLCSEVANTHGWGFVNINLRPYYSEGSKTLAFEVAEQLGWQLPDHIVAPLASGSLFTKIYKGFQEFVEVGLVEDKDVRFSGAQAEGCSPIAKAFKEGRDFIQPVKPNTIAKSIAIGNPADGVYAVEIAQKTNGNIESVNDAEIIEGIKLLAETEGIFTETAGGTTVAVLKKLVEAGKIDPDETTVVYITGNGLKTQEAIQGYIGEPLTIDAKLDSFERALERSRTLDRLEWQEVIV, encoded by the coding sequence ATGACTCAGGCGATTACAAACCTCAACCAAGCGAACACTTCTATTCTCAAGGCTTTGAAGTGTAAAGAATGTGGAGCAGAATACGAACTTAAAGCCACTCATGTATGTGAATTGTGTTTTGGACCGTTGGAAGTCAAATATGATTACAATGTGCTGCGGAGTTTAGTTAGTCGAGAAACTATTGAAGCTGGTCCAAATTCTATCTGGCGCTATCGTCACTTTTTGCCAGTTGCTACAGATGATTATATAGATGTGGGAACAGGAATGACTCCCTTGGTGCGTTCCCACCGTCTTGCCCGTCGCCTGGGTCTAAATAAACTTTATATTAAAAATGATGCCGTCAATATGCCCACCCTGAGCTTTAAGGATCGGGTGGTGTCAGTTGCCCTCAGTAGAGCAAGAGAATTGGGTTTTACGACTGTTTCTTGTGCTAGTACAGGTAATTTAGCAAATTCTACCGCAGCGATCGCCGCCTACGCTGGTTTAGATTGCTGTGTATTTATCCCTTCTGACTTAGAAGCTGGTAAAGTCATCGGTAGCTTGATTTATAGTCCTACCCTGATGTCAGTCAAAGGCAACTATGATCAAGTTAATCGTCTTTGCTCAGAAGTTGCCAATACCCACGGTTGGGGTTTTGTGAATATTAACCTGCGTCCTTACTACTCTGAAGGTTCTAAGACATTAGCCTTTGAAGTTGCAGAACAACTAGGTTGGCAATTACCAGATCATATAGTTGCCCCTTTGGCTTCTGGTTCTCTGTTTACCAAAATTTATAAAGGTTTCCAAGAATTTGTCGAAGTTGGTTTGGTAGAGGATAAAGATGTTCGCTTTAGTGGCGCTCAAGCGGAAGGTTGTTCCCCCATTGCGAAAGCTTTTAAAGAAGGTAGAGACTTTATTCAACCAGTTAAACCTAACACAATTGCTAAATCCATTGCGATTGGCAACCCTGCCGATGGTGTATATGCTGTAGAAATCGCTCAAAAAACCAACGGTAATATTGAATCAGTTAATGATGCCGAAATTATCGAAGGTATCAAACTATTGGCAGAAACCGAAGGTATCTTTACCGAAACCGCAGGTGGTACAACCGTTGCAGTTCTCAAAAAATTAGTAGAAGCTGGCAAAATTGATCCAGATGAAACTACAGTGGTTTATATCACTGGCAATGGTTTGAAAACCCAGGAAGCAATTCAAGGCTACATTGGCGAACCTTTAACAATTGATGCCAAACTAGACAGTTTTGAACGGGCTTTAGAAAGATCCCGCACACTTGACCGCTTAGAATGGCAAGAAGTTATAGTTTAA
- a CDS encoding MoaD/ThiS family protein — MAVKVLVPTVLQKFTNDQAVLECSGSNISELFDYLEVSYPAIKGRLRKPDGEPLRFLNFYVNSEDIRFLQNTETPLEDKDEVSIVPAVAGG, encoded by the coding sequence ATGGCTGTCAAAGTTTTAGTTCCCACAGTTCTACAAAAGTTTACAAACGATCAAGCTGTCCTAGAATGTAGTGGTAGTAATATTTCTGAATTGTTTGATTACTTAGAAGTAAGCTATCCTGCTATTAAGGGGCGTTTGCGGAAGCCAGACGGAGAGCCTTTACGGTTCTTAAATTTCTATGTCAACAGCGAAGATATTCGATTTTTACAAAATACAGAAACACCACTTGAGGATAAAGATGAAGTGAGTATTGTTCCCGCTGTTGCAGGTGGTTGA
- a CDS encoding DUF2996 domain-containing protein, protein MAEETNQNQAGDVASNPAATAPEKPPAETKAAKKEKPPALEDKPFEEFMQQHYLPALQEAITKEGVPDVKLTFAKQKYSIIGFNSAEECWQVIGSWQGGQRQFNVYFPEENIQGKKGFSCNEGKKPSTLESFLIDERKTTLELLVSRLVYRLNGQKWLGRN, encoded by the coding sequence ATGGCAGAAGAAACTAATCAAAATCAAGCGGGAGATGTAGCTTCTAATCCTGCTGCAACCGCCCCAGAAAAGCCCCCAGCAGAGACTAAAGCTGCCAAAAAGGAAAAACCCCCAGCATTGGAAGATAAGCCTTTTGAAGAGTTTATGCAGCAGCATTACCTCCCAGCGTTGCAAGAGGCAATTACTAAAGAAGGTGTGCCAGATGTAAAGCTGACTTTTGCCAAGCAGAAATATTCTATTATTGGTTTTAATTCAGCGGAAGAATGTTGGCAAGTTATTGGTTCTTGGCAAGGGGGACAACGCCAGTTTAACGTATATTTTCCTGAAGAAAATATTCAAGGTAAAAAGGGATTTTCCTGTAATGAAGGTAAAAAACCCAGTACCTTGGAGTCATTTCTAATTGATGAGCGCAAAACTACCCTAGAATTGTTGGTATCTCGGCTAGTGTACCGCTTGAATGGACAAAAGTGGCTAGGTAGAAATTAG
- a CDS encoding TM2 domain-containing protein — protein sequence MSIKNNENKDRLLVSYLLCGAGFLGINGLHRLYNGKTATGLLWLFTCGLFYMGQIYDLLIIPNMVDEYEQNLRLKAGLSPLGIPMNERIFISQVQKPTDKPLIVKLIEAAEANGGSLTVIQGVRATGSGIVEVETILREMLQSDHLRIGNDPISGVVTYYFDEL from the coding sequence ATGAGCATAAAAAATAACGAAAATAAAGACCGTCTTCTTGTCTCTTACCTCTTATGTGGGGCTGGTTTTTTGGGAATAAACGGTTTACATCGGTTATATAATGGCAAAACCGCTACTGGTTTATTATGGCTATTTACCTGCGGTTTATTTTACATGGGGCAAATCTATGATTTATTAATCATACCGAATATGGTTGACGAATATGAGCAGAATTTGCGGTTAAAAGCAGGTTTATCACCTCTGGGTATACCCATGAATGAACGGATATTTATTTCCCAAGTCCAGAAACCAACTGATAAACCACTGATTGTTAAACTGATAGAAGCCGCAGAGGCTAATGGTGGTAGTTTAACTGTAATTCAAGGTGTTAGGGCTACCGGATCTGGTATTGTGGAAGTGGAAACTATACTCAGAGAAATGCTGCAATCAGATCATCTCAGAATAGGTAACGACCCCATTTCTGGAGTCGTTACTTATTATTTTGATGAATTGTAA
- the dusB gene encoding tRNA dihydrouridine synthase DusB, whose translation MIYLSPELQARLSTPLKIGSFEVKSRVLQSPLSGVTDLVFRRLVRRYAPESMVYTEMVNATGLHYVKQLPIIMEVDPNERPISIQLFDCRPDFLAEAAIKAVAEGADTIDINMGCPVNKITKNGGGSSLLRQPEIAEAIVREVVKAVDVPVTVKTRIGWNDHEITILDFAKRMEDAGAKMITVHGRTRAQGYNGNARWEWIKKVKEILSIPVIGNGDIFSVEAAVKCLEQTGADGVMCSRGTLGYPFLVGEVDHFLKTGELLPPPNPIQRLECAREHLFALWEYKGDRGVRQARKHMTWYAKGFAGAADLRGKLSLMETVQQGLDLIDGAIERLACGYEIEEETESTIAL comes from the coding sequence ATGATTTACCTTTCTCCCGAACTTCAAGCTAGACTTTCCACTCCTTTAAAAATTGGCTCATTTGAGGTTAAAAGCCGGGTTTTACAGTCTCCGTTATCAGGGGTGACTGATTTGGTATTTCGGCGTTTGGTGCGTCGTTATGCGCCAGAATCTATGGTGTATACAGAAATGGTAAACGCGACGGGTTTGCATTACGTTAAGCAGTTACCAATCATTATGGAAGTAGATCCTAATGAACGTCCAATTAGTATTCAATTATTTGATTGTCGTCCCGATTTTCTCGCGGAAGCAGCCATAAAAGCAGTGGCTGAAGGTGCGGATACGATTGATATTAATATGGGATGTCCTGTTAATAAAATTACTAAAAATGGTGGTGGTTCTTCTTTATTACGTCAACCAGAAATTGCGGAAGCAATTGTGCGAGAAGTTGTCAAAGCTGTAGATGTTCCCGTGACTGTGAAAACCCGCATTGGTTGGAATGATCATGAAATTACTATTCTTGATTTTGCGAAAAGAATGGAAGACGCGGGAGCAAAAATGATTACTGTGCATGGACGGACTCGCGCTCAAGGTTACAATGGTAATGCGCGGTGGGAATGGATAAAAAAAGTTAAGGAAATTTTATCAATTCCTGTAATTGGTAATGGGGATATTTTCTCTGTGGAAGCTGCGGTAAAATGTTTAGAACAAACTGGCGCAGATGGGGTAATGTGTTCTCGTGGAACTTTAGGTTATCCGTTTTTAGTTGGTGAGGTTGATCATTTCTTAAAAACTGGAGAATTATTACCACCACCTAACCCCATTCAACGCTTAGAATGTGCGCGAGAACATCTTTTTGCTTTATGGGAATATAAAGGAGATAGGGGAGTCCGTCAAGCTCGGAAACACATGACTTGGTATGCTAAAGGTTTTGCTGGTGCTGCTGATTTACGGGGTAAGTTAAGTTTAATGGAAACTGTTCAACAAGGTTTAGATTTGATTGACGGTGCAATAGAAAGATTAGCTTGTGGTTATGAAATTGAGGAAGAAACAGAATCTACTATTGCATTATAG
- a CDS encoding Na(+)/H(+) antiporter subunit B, with protein MKLVYILAGIALFVKMLIMPNSELNLPDISIVETVVKESGVPNAVSGIIFRNRLYDTIFEVIVFTIAILGANFLLANEKPSCSIYQFKDQPSIILARLGATIAALVGIELAIRGHLSPGGGFAAGVAGGTAIGLIAITSSYQWMQDIYQQWHAAIWEKISVLVFIVLSVITLSGIELPHGELGALFSGGILPILNILVAVKVALGSWAVILIFIRYRGLL; from the coding sequence ATGAAATTAGTTTACATTTTAGCCGGAATAGCTTTATTTGTGAAAATGCTGATTATGCCTAATTCAGAACTAAATTTACCAGATATTTCCATTGTGGAAACAGTGGTTAAAGAAAGTGGTGTTCCCAATGCAGTATCAGGGATTATTTTCAGAAATCGGCTATATGATACAATCTTTGAAGTTATTGTTTTTACTATAGCCATTCTCGGAGCTAATTTTTTATTAGCTAATGAAAAACCATCTTGCAGCATCTATCAATTTAAAGATCAACCATCCATCATTTTAGCTCGTCTAGGGGCGACAATTGCGGCATTAGTGGGCATTGAATTAGCAATTAGGGGACATTTGAGTCCGGGGGGTGGTTTTGCGGCTGGAGTGGCTGGAGGAACAGCAATCGGACTCATAGCAATTACCTCATCATACCAATGGATGCAGGATATTTACCAACAGTGGCACGCTGCTATTTGGGAAAAGATTTCGGTGTTAGTCTTTATTGTTTTATCAGTGATAACTTTGTCGGGAATAGAGTTACCACATGGAGAATTAGGGGCGTTATTTAGTGGTGGAATTCTTCCTATATTAAATATCCTAGTTGCTGTTAAAGTGGCATTAGGTTCTTGGGCTGTGATTTTGATTTTTATTCGTTATCGAGGTTTGTTATAA
- a CDS encoding DUF4040 domain-containing protein, which yields MNDTYLYLIIALLPLTAGMLVTQTNPYHALVIRGVLGAVAAMVDAVLGAADVALTEALMGTMLSITLYAIAVRSSLVLRLGVMENQSIEKNQDSNFQQLINDFRSIFNEHYLRLELVPYPTKETLQQALIEKEIHASCVQLEKSEQAQETYQTVIRVERIYKIMKSKLSSPKTTLQYFNILDSGAQNL from the coding sequence ATGAATGATACTTATCTCTATTTAATCATTGCTTTATTACCCTTAACTGCGGGGATGTTAGTAACTCAAACTAACCCCTATCATGCCTTAGTAATTCGTGGGGTACTCGGTGCAGTTGCAGCAATGGTAGATGCAGTTTTAGGTGCAGCAGATGTGGCTTTAACAGAAGCATTAATGGGAACGATGTTATCAATTACTTTGTATGCGATCGCAGTTCGTTCATCCTTAGTGTTACGTCTTGGTGTCATGGAAAATCAGTCAATAGAAAAAAATCAGGATAGCAATTTTCAACAACTGATAAACGATTTCCGCAGCATTTTTAATGAACATTATTTACGTCTAGAACTCGTACCTTATCCTACTAAAGAAACCTTACAACAGGCATTAATAGAAAAAGAAATTCATGCTAGTTGTGTGCAATTAGAAAAAAGTGAGCAAGCACAGGAAACATACCAAACTGTAATTAGAGTGGAACGCATCTATAAGATTATGAAAAGTAAACTTTCATCACCGAAAACAACTTTACAATATTTCAATATTTTAGATTCAGGAGCGCAAAATCTATGA
- a CDS encoding monovalent cation/H(+) antiporter subunit G — MINLLSYTCIGIGIVFWFWGTSHLVSNRSVLFKLHGLSVADTLGSMMIIVGLLLKIPSEWPLLILGIISLAIWNTMLGYVLAYCSTEEEKHE, encoded by the coding sequence ATGATTAACCTTCTTAGTTATACCTGCATAGGTATCGGCATAGTTTTCTGGTTTTGGGGAACTTCTCATTTAGTCAGCAACAGATCAGTATTATTCAAATTACATGGACTTTCTGTTGCTGATACGTTAGGTTCAATGATGATTATTGTCGGACTATTATTGAAAATACCCAGTGAATGGCCACTACTTATTCTTGGCATTATTTCCTTAGCAATTTGGAATACTATGCTGGGTTATGTATTAGCATATTGTTCAACAGAAGAGGAAAAACATGAATGA
- a CDS encoding Na+/H+ antiporter subunit E, translating to MIGHFIFRLSIWLLLTANVSLTNIIIGVIIALLLPRGKSSPEKLKSWVKVIIKIFVAIPVAFMEAFEIIFRPHNEEEIIMEKVKLNRSPLLVFIDIFLITFTPKTIVLKYHEEGWYEVHYIKPRKKQA from the coding sequence ATGATTGGACATTTCATATTCAGACTGTCAATTTGGTTATTACTCACAGCTAATGTGAGTTTAACAAATATTATCATCGGTGTAATTATTGCCTTACTTTTACCACGTGGTAAGTCATCACCAGAAAAATTAAAATCTTGGGTAAAGGTAATAATTAAAATCTTTGTTGCGATTCCGGTTGCTTTTATGGAGGCATTTGAAATTATCTTCCGTCCCCATAATGAAGAAGAAATTATCATGGAAAAAGTCAAACTCAACAGATCACCGTTATTGGTTTTTATTGATATATTTCTGATTACCTTTACCCCCAAAACCATAGTTTTGAAATACCACGAAGAAGGATGGTATGAAGTTCACTATATTAAACCCAGGAAAAAACAAGCATGA
- a CDS encoding cation:proton antiporter produces MNTITLAWIATPFFLGFIIFLVPKLNRHLTLWGTIASAAYGLQLFLEPSPITLNLLDSFGITLIADQLSGYFIFTNALVTAAVALYCWRSDKTAFFYAQMIIVHGSLNAAFICADFISLYVALEVSGIAAFLLIAYSRSDRSIWVGLRYLFVSNTAMLFYLVGAVLVYQTHHSFSFASLKGSPPEALALIFLGLLIKAGIFVSGLWLPLTHSESETPVSALMSGIVVKASVLPLLRCAFVSEEIDIIVRIFGVGTALMGVSYAVFEKDTKRLLAFSTISQLGWILAAPAVGGFYALTHGLVKSSLFLIAGSLPSRNFKELQNKPIHTNIWIALVIASLSISGLPLLSGFEAKVLTIKNVESWQFIVMNIAAVCTAISFAKFIFLPHAKAEEEEEEEQKTKSGFWTSVIFLITGLFVANIVYLPAYEITNITKALLTIAAGWLGYHLIFKKLSISLPRVFEEFEHLVGVMSLTLILLFWMAFP; encoded by the coding sequence ATGAATACCATTACACTGGCTTGGATTGCTACCCCATTTTTTCTAGGGTTCATCATTTTTCTAGTCCCCAAACTTAACCGACATTTGACATTGTGGGGGACTATTGCTTCTGCTGCTTATGGGTTGCAGCTATTTCTTGAACCATCACCCATTACACTGAATTTACTGGATAGTTTCGGGATCACCTTAATAGCCGACCAGTTAAGTGGTTACTTTATTTTCACAAATGCCCTGGTAACGGCTGCTGTTGCCCTCTACTGCTGGCGCAGTGATAAAACGGCTTTTTTCTATGCCCAGATGATTATTGTGCATGGTAGCCTCAATGCTGCCTTTATCTGTGCAGATTTCATTAGTTTATATGTGGCTTTAGAAGTAAGCGGTATTGCGGCTTTTCTATTAATTGCTTATTCTCGTAGCGATCGCTCAATTTGGGTAGGTTTACGGTATCTGTTTGTTAGCAATACAGCCATGTTGTTTTATCTGGTTGGTGCAGTGCTGGTTTATCAGACACATCATTCCTTTAGTTTTGCCAGTTTAAAGGGATCACCACCAGAAGCACTAGCATTAATTTTTCTGGGATTATTAATCAAAGCGGGGATTTTTGTCTCGGGGTTATGGCTACCTTTAACTCATTCTGAATCAGAAACACCGGTTTCCGCATTGATGTCAGGAATTGTCGTTAAAGCCAGTGTTTTACCTTTATTACGTTGTGCATTTGTTTCCGAAGAAATTGATATTATAGTTAGAATTTTTGGGGTGGGAACAGCTTTAATGGGTGTCTCCTATGCTGTCTTTGAAAAGGATACCAAGCGCCTGTTAGCATTTAGCACTATTTCCCAGTTAGGCTGGATTCTCGCTGCACCGGCTGTAGGTGGATTTTATGCCCTCACTCATGGATTAGTCAAATCGTCTTTATTTTTGATTGCGGGTTCTTTACCCAGTCGCAACTTTAAAGAACTGCAAAATAAACCCATTCATACTAATATTTGGATAGCCTTAGTTATCGCTAGTTTATCAATTTCTGGCTTGCCTTTGTTGTCAGGTTTTGAGGCAAAGGTATTAACGATAAAAAATGTAGAATCTTGGCAATTTATAGTGATGAATATTGCCGCAGTTTGTACAGCCATATCTTTTGCTAAATTTATTTTTCTCCCCCATGCAAAAGCAGAAGAAGAAGAAGAAGAAGAACAGAAAACAAAATCCGGTTTTTGGACATCAGTAATATTTTTGATTACTGGATTATTTGTAGCAAATATTGTCTATCTTCCAGCTTATGAAATCACCAATATCACAAAAGCACTTTTAACTATTGCTGCGGGCTGGTTAGGATATCATTTAATTTTCAAAAAATTATCAATATCTCTACCTCGTGTATTTGAAGAATTTGAGCATTTAGTTGGTGTCATGAGTCTAACTTTAATCCTATTATTTTGGATGGCTTTCCCATGA
- a CDS encoding cation:proton antiporter subunit C codes for MLEACVLITILCGFFGIILKKNLVMKIVSMDVMSTGVIAFYVLIASRQGLFTPIISDVKNIAYADPVPQAVILTAIVIGFSIQALMLVGVMKLARDNPTLESNELEKNNTP; via the coding sequence GTGTTAGAAGCGTGCGTACTGATAACAATATTGTGTGGTTTTTTTGGCATCATCCTCAAAAAAAACCTGGTAATGAAAATTGTCTCTATGGATGTGATGAGTACAGGTGTGATTGCCTTTTATGTACTAATTGCATCACGACAAGGCTTATTTACTCCCATTATTTCCGATGTAAAAAACATTGCTTATGCCGATCCAGTTCCCCAAGCAGTGATATTAACAGCGATAGTTATCGGGTTTTCCATTCAGGCTTTGATGCTGGTTGGTGTGATGAAATTAGCACGGGATAATCCCACATTGGAAAGTAACGAACTTGAGAAGAATAATACACCATGA
- a CDS encoding aminotransferase class I/II-fold pyridoxal phosphate-dependent enzyme — MPNQNQTPLIDALKACTTRPHAPFYTPGHKHGAGISPLLTDLIGKDVFRADLTELAELDNLFTPQSVILAAQELAAEAFGAEKTWFLVNGSTCGIEAAILATCRTGDKIILPRNVHSSVISGLIFSGAIPIFINPEYDEDLDIAYSVTPEALKAALAKHPDTKAVLIVYPNYYGVCGNLPALVNLTHQYNIPLIVDEAHGAHFHFHPELPTSALSAGADLTVQSIHKTLGAMTQASMLHIQGQRIDIDRVNKALQLVQSTSPSFILLASLDAARQQMAIHGEKLMFQTLELAKEAIDKINKIPSLSVLQIPQNYIKNNGFIDLDKTRLTVNVSQLGLTGFTAEDIINAMGVTPEFSSLQNLTFIISLGNTKTDIETLVQTLNNLTQIPHLTNREKICKSKKDTIIAPSMCISPREAFFADSEILPFEKTLERICAEIICPYPPGIPVLMPGELITKSALEYLQEIQKMGGFITGCADETLQTLKVVKG, encoded by the coding sequence ATGCCAAATCAAAACCAAACCCCCCTGATAGATGCCTTAAAAGCCTGCACAACTCGTCCTCACGCCCCATTTTACACCCCAGGACATAAACACGGTGCGGGCATTTCCCCACTTTTAACCGATTTAATTGGAAAAGATGTTTTCCGCGCTGACTTAACAGAATTAGCAGAATTAGATAATTTATTCACACCCCAAAGCGTAATTCTCGCAGCACAAGAACTAGCAGCGGAGGCTTTTGGTGCAGAGAAAACATGGTTTTTAGTTAATGGTTCTACCTGCGGAATTGAAGCCGCAATTCTCGCTACTTGTAGAACAGGAGATAAAATTATTCTGCCGCGAAATGTCCACTCTTCTGTGATTTCTGGGTTAATTTTTTCTGGGGCAATTCCTATTTTTATAAATCCTGAATATGACGAAGATTTAGATATTGCATATAGCGTTACACCAGAAGCATTAAAAGCAGCATTAGCAAAACATCCAGATACAAAAGCAGTGCTGATAGTTTATCCTAATTATTACGGTGTTTGTGGGAATTTGCCAGCATTGGTAAACCTTACCCACCAATATAATATTCCCTTAATTGTAGACGAAGCCCATGGCGCACATTTTCATTTTCACCCAGAATTACCAACATCTGCTTTATCCGCAGGTGCAGATTTAACAGTCCAATCAATTCATAAAACATTGGGGGCAATGACACAAGCATCAATGTTACATATTCAAGGTCAAAGAATTGATATTGATAGAGTGAATAAAGCTTTGCAATTAGTTCAATCTACCAGTCCTAGTTTTATCCTTTTAGCTTCTCTAGATGCGGCACGTCAGCAAATGGCAATACATGGAGAAAAGCTGATGTTTCAAACTTTGGAATTAGCCAAAGAAGCAATTGATAAAATCAACAAAATTCCTAGTTTATCGGTTTTACAAATACCTCAAAATTATATAAAAAATAACGGCTTTATAGATTTAGATAAAACCCGGTTAACCGTTAATGTTTCTCAGTTAGGTTTAACAGGTTTTACTGCTGAAGATATTATTAATGCCATGGGAGTAACCCCAGAATTTTCATCTTTACAAAATCTCACATTTATTATTAGCCTAGGAAACACAAAAACTGATATTGAAACATTAGTACAAACCTTAAATAATCTTACCCAAATTCCCCACTTGACAAATCGGGAAAAAATATGTAAATCTAAAAAAGATACTATAATCGCCCCTTCTATGTGCATTTCTCCCCGTGAGGCCTTTTTTGCTGATAGTGAGATCTTACCTTTCGAGAAAACCCTAGAACGGATTTGTGCAGAAATTATTTGTCCTTATCCTCCAGGAATTCCCGTATTAATGCCAGGAGAACTAATTACAAAATCAGCCTTAGAATATTTGCAAGAAATTCAAAAAATGGGTGGTTTTATTACCGGTTGTGCAGATGAAACTTTGCAAACTTTAAAAGTTGTGAAAGGATAA